A stretch of the Massilia sp. W12 genome encodes the following:
- a CDS encoding RNA 2'-phosphotransferase: protein MTKFSEKTTLDVSRFLSFILRHQPESIGVQLDSDGWTDVEALLAKAARHGHTISHELLLHVVQSNDKRRFTLSPEGDKIRAAQGHSSKQVNLQYAPQIPPPQLFHGTASRFVASILRQGLRPGQRQHVHLSSELKTAKAVGARHGAPVIFAVDAAAAHAAGIAFYQADNGVWLCGPLPAQYLRQLD, encoded by the coding sequence ATGACGAAGTTTTCTGAAAAAACCACGCTTGATGTCAGCCGTTTCCTGAGTTTCATCCTGCGCCATCAACCTGAATCGATCGGCGTGCAACTCGATAGCGATGGCTGGACGGATGTGGAGGCGCTGTTAGCCAAAGCTGCGCGTCACGGTCACACGATTTCCCATGAATTATTGCTGCATGTGGTGCAAAGCAATGACAAGCGCCGCTTCACCCTCTCGCCCGAAGGCGACAAAATCCGCGCCGCGCAAGGTCACAGCAGCAAGCAGGTGAATTTGCAATATGCGCCGCAGATCCCGCCGCCGCAGCTCTTCCATGGCACGGCCAGCCGTTTTGTGGCGAGCATTCTGCGCCAAGGCTTGCGCCCCGGTCAGCGCCAGCATGTGCATTTATCAAGCGAGCTGAAAACCGCCAAAGCGGTGGGCGCGCGTCACGGCGCGCCAGTGATTTTTGCAGTCGATGCAGCCGCCGCGCATGCCGCCGGCATCGCCTTTTATCAGGCCGACAACGGGGTCTGGCTGTGCGGCCCGCTGCCGGCGCAGTATTTGCGGCAGTTGGATTAG
- a CDS encoding EAL domain-containing protein: MRCEATPLVVSADLCELVMRLDGEELQVALSLVAQRVLETGNAGYLGRAQLHTLTYEEEMHCADVCVGGQTMGRYWMYALPGNLQAGHLQSLEALAHLTGQLFSARSQWKSIGSNLGQIEAELLRQSQILDQIQESVITMDMMGFITSWNKGAEKMFGYSSEEAIGRNILFLYDDEDQHFADAFMDAGGSEMEVRRRKKSGEVFWVSLSLSPLSDQSGEPVGLIGFLTDITERKQAAERIHHLAYYDALTNLPNRTMLSKLLSQALAEGRRDQTQVALLFLDLNRFKPINDTLGHAVGDRLLQAVSQRFRQALREEDIVARLGGDEFVVVLKGLEQHYFAAVVAQKLQHALAEPIHIDSHELLVDVSIGISIFPQDGNDSDNLLRLADMAMYRAKRHAHEHGVQEAGYAFYCQDMNQNMLERLQLENGLRRALALNQLVVFYQPKIDLFSGNIVGMEALVRWLHPERGLVPPGEFISLAEETGLIVTIGAWVLQQACMQARAWQEMGLPAQRIAVNVSAREFSPQLPNRVEQALQEHGIGPQWLELEITESTLMQNVDQVISIMDRIKALGVTLALDDFGTGFSSLSCLKRFPIACLKIDRSFTTGIPDDANDCAIAATIISMAKQLKQKVVAEGVENEAQLRFLRDTGCDQMQGYLFSPPVTGMAIEKMMLEKAHLDVGERGDRRKAERRRADD, encoded by the coding sequence GCGAAGAATTGCAAGTCGCCTTAAGTCTGGTGGCGCAACGTGTGCTGGAAACCGGCAACGCCGGCTATCTCGGCCGCGCCCAGCTGCACACCTTGACCTATGAAGAAGAAATGCATTGTGCGGATGTGTGCGTCGGCGGGCAAACCATGGGGCGCTATTGGATGTACGCCTTGCCCGGCAATCTGCAGGCCGGGCATTTGCAAAGCCTGGAAGCGCTGGCCCATCTGACCGGGCAATTATTCAGCGCGCGCAGCCAGTGGAAGAGCATAGGCTCGAACCTGGGGCAGATCGAAGCGGAACTCTTGCGTCAATCGCAAATTCTGGACCAGATCCAGGAATCCGTGATCACCATGGACATGATGGGCTTTATCACCAGCTGGAACAAAGGGGCCGAAAAAATGTTCGGCTACAGCAGTGAAGAGGCGATCGGGCGCAATATTCTGTTTTTATACGACGATGAAGACCAGCATTTTGCCGATGCTTTCATGGATGCCGGCGGCAGTGAGATGGAAGTGCGGCGGCGCAAAAAATCGGGCGAAGTGTTCTGGGTCAGCCTGTCTTTATCGCCGCTTTCTGACCAAAGCGGCGAGCCGGTCGGCCTGATCGGCTTTTTGACCGATATCACCGAGCGCAAACAGGCGGCAGAGCGGATTCATCATCTGGCGTATTACGACGCCCTGACCAATCTGCCCAACCGCACCATGCTCTCCAAGCTGTTGAGTCAGGCATTGGCCGAAGGGCGGCGCGATCAGACCCAGGTGGCCTTGCTGTTTCTTGACTTGAACCGCTTCAAACCCATCAATGACACCTTGGGCCATGCGGTGGGCGACCGCTTATTGCAGGCCGTCTCGCAGCGCTTCCGTCAGGCTTTGCGCGAAGAGGATATTGTGGCGCGCTTAGGCGGCGATGAATTCGTGGTGGTGCTCAAGGGCTTGGAGCAGCATTATTTCGCCGCCGTGGTGGCGCAGAAATTGCAGCACGCCCTGGCCGAACCTATCCATATCGACAGCCATGAATTGCTGGTTGATGTCAGCATCGGCATCAGCATTTTTCCGCAAGACGGCAATGACAGCGACAACCTGTTGCGGCTGGCTGATATGGCGATGTACCGCGCCAAACGGCATGCGCACGAACACGGCGTGCAGGAAGCCGGCTATGCCTTTTACTGCCAGGACATGAATCAAAACATGTTGGAGCGTTTGCAACTGGAAAACGGTTTGCGGCGCGCCCTGGCCTTGAATCAGCTGGTGGTGTTTTATCAGCCGAAAATCGATTTATTCAGCGGCAATATCGTCGGCATGGAAGCGCTGGTGCGCTGGTTGCATCCCGAGCGCGGTCTGGTGCCGCCGGGCGAATTCATTTCTCTGGCCGAGGAAACCGGCTTGATTGTCACGATCGGGGCCTGGGTCTTGCAGCAAGCCTGCATGCAAGCGCGCGCCTGGCAGGAAATGGGCTTGCCGGCGCAGCGGATTGCGGTGAATGTCTCGGCGCGCGAATTCTCGCCGCAATTGCCAAACCGGGTTGAACAGGCTTTGCAGGAACATGGCATCGGCCCGCAATGGCTGGAGTTGGAAATCACCGAAAGCACGCTGATGCAAAACGTGGATCAGGTGATCAGCATCATGGATCGCATCAAAGCGCTCGGCGTCACGCTGGCGCTGGATGATTTCGGCACCGGTTTTTCCAGCCTGTCTTGCTTAAAGCGTTTTCCAATCGCCTGTCTGAAAATCGACCGCTCCTTCACCACCGGCATTCCAGACGATGCGAATGATTGCGCGATTGCCGCCACCATCATCAGCATGGCCAAGCAGCTTAAGCAAAAAGTGGTGGCGGAAGGGGTGGAAAATGAAGCGCAGCTGCGCTTTTTACGCGATACCGGCTGTGACCAGATGCAGGGCTATTTATTTTCGCCCCCGGTCACCGGCATGGCGATTGAAAAAATGATGCTGGAAAAAGCCCATCTGGATGTGGGCGAACGCGGCGACCGCCGCAAAGCTGAACGCCGCCGCGCCGACGACTAA